From Deltaproteobacteria bacterium, the proteins below share one genomic window:
- a CDS encoding Smr/MutS family protein, which translates to MIDTLRRLAALLAGEGRDVREPAPDPDDDTLPDDDPVVLPIEDQIDLHPFAPRDIPSVVEEYVWQCHEQGLREVRIIHGRGKGVQRRIVQSALGKNPLVESCHDAPPERGGWGATVAVIRAKERGE; encoded by the coding sequence TTGATAGACACCCTCCGGCGCCTCGCCGCCCTGCTCGCCGGCGAAGGCCGCGACGTTCGCGAACCCGCACCCGACCCCGACGATGACACCCTGCCCGACGACGACCCCGTCGTCCTCCCCATCGAGGACCAGATCGACCTGCATCCGTTCGCGCCGCGGGACATTCCGAGCGTGGTGGAGGAGTATGTCTGGCAGTGCCACGAGCAGGGGTTGCGGGAGGTGCGGATCATTCACGGGCGCGGCAAGGGGGTGCAGCGGCGCATCGTGCAGTCGGCGCTGGGGAAGAACCCGCTGGTGGAGTCGTGCCACGATGCGCCGCCGGAGAGGGGCGGCTGGGGCGCGACGGTGGCGGTGATCCGCGCGAAGGAGCGCGGCGAGTAG
- a CDS encoding HNH endonuclease has translation MTHNEFLKKIDEINVWKSGGQRAPHKPLLLLLALGRVLNDQERLASYPSEIKPELANLLQRFGPPRKALHPEFPFGRLRADGLWEIPGSESLRVTASGDLSVRELESRNVPGGFPEEIYHMLHDSSELVREAARRLLEGHFPESLHEDIRNATGIPRTWEIRDSSVQPRDPAFRREVLREYERRCAVCDFDVRLGDELIGVEAAHIKWHAAGGPDEVPNGLALCWLHHKAFDRGAIGLAAAGQGFKILVSSDVHGRSQPIQWFLDFHDKPLRPPRNRQLDPKTEFITWHQREVFRKPALE, from the coding sequence ATGACCCACAACGAATTTCTCAAGAAGATCGACGAAATCAACGTCTGGAAGAGCGGCGGGCAGCGTGCGCCCCACAAACCCTTGTTACTGTTGCTGGCACTTGGGCGCGTCCTCAACGACCAGGAACGCCTCGCGTCCTACCCGAGTGAAATCAAGCCCGAGCTGGCAAACCTGCTGCAACGCTTCGGCCCTCCCCGGAAAGCGCTTCACCCGGAATTTCCCTTCGGTCGCCTACGCGCCGACGGGCTCTGGGAGATCCCGGGGAGTGAGAGCCTGAGAGTCACCGCGAGCGGAGACCTTTCCGTCCGGGAACTGGAGAGCCGGAACGTCCCGGGCGGATTTCCGGAAGAAATCTACCACATGCTGCACGATTCCTCCGAGCTCGTGCGAGAGGCTGCACGAAGACTGCTGGAGGGCCACTTCCCGGAGTCGTTACATGAAGACATCCGGAACGCCACCGGCATCCCGCGTACCTGGGAGATACGGGATTCCTCCGTTCAGCCGCGAGACCCCGCCTTCCGCCGTGAAGTGTTGCGTGAGTACGAGAGACGGTGCGCCGTGTGTGATTTCGATGTGCGCCTCGGGGACGAATTGATCGGCGTCGAGGCTGCCCATATCAAATGGCATGCAGCCGGAGGCCCGGACGAAGTCCCGAACGGCTTGGCTCTTTGCTGGCTGCACCACAAGGCCTTCGACCGTGGTGCCATCGGTCTCGCGGCCGCTGGCCAGGGCTTCAAGATCCTCGTTTCCAGCGATGTCCACGGCCGCAGCCAGCCCATCCAGTGGTTCCTCGACTTCCACGACAAGCCGTTGCGACCGCCTCGCAATCGCCAACTGGACCCGAAAACGGAGTTCATCACCTGGCATCAGCGCGAGGTCTTTCGCAAACCGGCGCTCGAATAG
- a CDS encoding transcriptional repressor, with the protein MDSEKSHLDETVLRIRPRAKRRTRQRSVIQRVLLEANRPLSPQDILLAAQARAPGLGIATVYRTIHTMMTEGTLVAVGIPGEAARYETAGKEHHHHFQCRECDGVFDVQGCPTDDLVKLAPKGFHLESHQVVLYGVCPPCTGMPT; encoded by the coding sequence ATGGACAGCGAAAAAAGCCACCTCGACGAGACCGTTCTTCGAATTCGCCCTCGCGCCAAGCGGCGCACCAGGCAGCGCAGCGTCATCCAGCGAGTCCTCCTGGAAGCCAACCGACCGTTGAGCCCGCAGGACATTCTCCTGGCCGCGCAGGCCAGGGCGCCCGGCTTGGGCATCGCCACGGTCTACCGCACCATCCACACCATGATGACCGAAGGCACGCTCGTGGCGGTGGGCATTCCCGGAGAGGCGGCGCGCTACGAGACCGCCGGGAAGGAACACCACCACCACTTTCAGTGCCGCGAGTGCGACGGTGTATTCGACGTGCAGGGCTGCCCCACCGACGACCTGGTGAAGCTGGCGCCCAAGGGCTTTCATCTCGAAAGCCACCAGGTCGTGCTCTACGGCGTCTGCCCGCCGTGCACGGGCATGCCGACCTGA
- a CDS encoding helix-turn-helix transcriptional regulator, with amino-acid sequence MNDDFELEEGSGNVFRDLGDPEADLKQAKAIVAARVIAVLDNRGLTVRKAGQETGFAAADFSRIRNADLRRFTLDRLMRMLAALDRDICVKIQVVSRSTKETREQSRDRGVS; translated from the coding sequence ATGAACGACGACTTCGAATTGGAGGAGGGAAGCGGGAACGTCTTTCGAGATTTGGGCGATCCCGAAGCGGATCTGAAGCAGGCCAAGGCGATTGTTGCGGCTCGGGTCATAGCGGTGCTGGACAACCGCGGGCTTACGGTCAGAAAGGCCGGGCAAGAGACCGGCTTTGCGGCCGCGGATTTCTCCCGAATCCGTAATGCCGATCTGCGGCGTTTTACGCTGGATCGGCTCATGAGAATGTTGGCTGCCCTGGACCGTGACATCTGTGTCAAAATACAGGTGGTTTCGCGGTCCACCAAAGAAACCCGCGAACAGAGTCGTGACCGGGGGGTGTCGTAG
- a CDS encoding ATP-binding protein — protein MIIRRADKDIRVALGRQAAVALIGPRQVGKTTLARQIADTTDNVYLDLEKSTDRTRLAEPGLFLQRYADRLVILDEVHRAPELFRELRGLIDEGRRVGNRTGRFLILGSASMDLLRQSSESLAGRIEYVTLDPLDVLELAPDDQTLRRLWVRGGFPESFLAANDADSLAYRLNFTATYLERDMPQFSPYPVPAATLERLWRMLAHGQGSLLNASALASSLSISAPMVTRYVDLMTDLLLVRRLPPFIANTRKRLVKSPKVYVRDSGLVHGLLGIQDELALTGHPVMGASWEGFVIENLLVAAPRRTLASFYRTAAGAEIDLLLELPGRTSPWAIEIKHSLAPRPTRGFYNALEDVRPEKAFVVYAGTERYPLSREAEVIGVREMAEVLRGV, from the coding sequence ATGATTATCCGCCGTGCAGACAAGGATATCCGCGTCGCCTTGGGCCGACAAGCCGCCGTGGCGTTGATCGGACCGCGTCAGGTCGGCAAGACCACGCTGGCACGGCAAATCGCCGACACGACGGATAACGTATACCTCGACCTCGAGAAAAGCACGGACCGGACCCGGTTGGCCGAACCAGGGCTCTTTCTCCAGCGGTACGCGGACCGCCTCGTGATCCTCGACGAGGTCCATCGCGCCCCGGAATTGTTTCGCGAGTTGCGCGGCCTCATCGACGAAGGCCGCCGGGTGGGCAACCGCACCGGACGGTTCCTGATCCTGGGCTCCGCCTCCATGGACCTGCTGCGGCAGTCGAGCGAGAGTCTGGCGGGGCGGATCGAATACGTCACCCTCGACCCCCTCGACGTTCTCGAGTTGGCGCCCGACGACCAGACCCTCCGGCGTTTGTGGGTGCGCGGCGGCTTTCCCGAGAGCTTTCTCGCCGCCAACGATGCGGACAGCCTTGCGTACCGTCTGAACTTCACCGCCACGTACCTGGAGCGGGACATGCCGCAGTTCTCGCCGTATCCGGTCCCCGCCGCCACGCTGGAGAGGCTGTGGCGGATGCTTGCCCACGGGCAGGGATCCCTGCTGAACGCCTCGGCGCTGGCCTCCAGCCTGTCCATCAGCGCCCCCATGGTGACTCGGTACGTCGATCTCATGACCGATCTGCTGCTGGTTCGGCGTTTGCCGCCTTTCATCGCCAACACCCGCAAGCGGCTGGTCAAGTCACCCAAGGTGTACGTCAGGGACAGCGGCCTCGTGCACGGCCTCCTGGGCATTCAGGACGAGCTCGCCCTGACCGGCCATCCCGTGATGGGTGCGAGCTGGGAGGGTTTCGTGATCGAGAACCTTCTGGTCGCGGCGCCTCGGCGGACCCTTGCCAGCTTCTACCGCACCGCCGCCGGCGCCGAGATCGACCTGCTCCTGGAGCTTCCCGGCCGCACCTCGCCCTGGGCCATCGAGATCAAACACAGCCTCGCCCCCCGCCCCACCCGCGGCTTCTACAACGCGCTGGAAGACGTACGGCCCGAGAAGGCGTTCGTCGTGTACGCGGGAACGGAACGCTACCCGCTGTCGCGGGAGGCGGAGGTGATCGGCGTGCGGGAGATGGCGGAGGTGTTGAGGGGGGTGTGA
- a CDS encoding UbiD family decarboxylase: protein MSYRDLREWIEQVDAMGELRTVPGCDWNLEIGALAEAAGRGENAPAILFDQIKDYPEGHRVLVGMVESLKRAALTTNLPTDITRNEFIAAWKERLNNPALIPPEYVDESPLYDNVFTGKDIDLLSLPVPKWHDEDGGRYIGTAHVVMTQDPEEGWVNMGVYRTMVHEKDRLAVYISPGKHGRIHRQKAFDQNKPLKVAISFGQDPLLFLLGSRQIPWGDEELAYAGGIKGAPVDVIRGEFTGLPIPARAEIAIEGEIMPDEMREEGPFGEWTGYYASGSRDEPVVHVKSLMYRDNPILTGSPPFRPLPGADGCGSLIRAAFIWDSMEKAGVPDVTGVACYQNRFFTAVSIRQRYPGHAKQAAMIASQNHTGAYLGRYVVVVDDDIDVADLNDVVWAMCTRCNPVDSIDILRRTWSGPLDPIIPRDKKGLNSRAIIDACRPYEWMKDFPPVSGASAELKEQVLEKFGGYLKG, encoded by the coding sequence ATGTCCTATCGCGACCTGAGAGAATGGATCGAGCAGGTGGACGCCATGGGCGAGCTGCGCACGGTTCCCGGCTGCGACTGGAACCTGGAGATCGGCGCCTTGGCGGAGGCGGCCGGGCGCGGCGAGAACGCCCCCGCGATCCTGTTCGACCAGATCAAGGACTACCCCGAGGGGCACCGGGTGCTGGTGGGCATGGTGGAATCGCTCAAGCGCGCCGCCCTCACCACCAACCTGCCCACGGACATCACGCGCAACGAGTTCATCGCCGCCTGGAAGGAGCGCCTCAACAACCCGGCGCTGATCCCGCCCGAGTACGTGGACGAGAGCCCGCTCTACGACAACGTGTTCACCGGCAAGGACATCGACCTCTTGTCGCTGCCCGTGCCCAAGTGGCACGACGAGGACGGCGGGCGCTACATCGGCACCGCCCACGTGGTCATGACCCAGGACCCCGAGGAGGGCTGGGTGAACATGGGCGTGTACCGCACCATGGTGCACGAGAAGGACCGCCTGGCCGTGTACATCTCGCCCGGCAAGCACGGGCGCATCCACCGCCAGAAGGCCTTCGACCAGAACAAGCCCCTCAAGGTCGCCATCTCCTTCGGCCAGGACCCGCTGCTGTTCCTGCTGGGATCGCGGCAGATCCCCTGGGGCGACGAGGAGCTCGCCTACGCCGGCGGCATCAAGGGCGCGCCCGTGGACGTCATCCGCGGCGAGTTCACCGGCCTGCCCATTCCCGCCCGCGCCGAGATTGCCATCGAGGGCGAGATCATGCCCGACGAGATGCGCGAGGAAGGCCCCTTCGGCGAGTGGACCGGCTACTACGCCAGCGGCTCGCGCGATGAACCCGTGGTGCACGTCAAGAGCCTCATGTACCGCGACAACCCCATCCTCACCGGCTCGCCGCCGTTCCGGCCCCTGCCCGGCGCCGACGGCTGCGGCTCGCTGATCCGCGCCGCGTTCATCTGGGACTCCATGGAGAAGGCCGGCGTCCCCGACGTCACCGGCGTCGCCTGCTACCAGAACCGCTTCTTCACCGCCGTCTCCATCCGCCAGCGCTACCCCGGCCACGCCAAGCAGGCCGCCATGATCGCCAGCCAGAACCACACCGGCGCCTACCTCGGCCGCTACGTGGTGGTAGTGGACGACGACATCGACGTCGCCGACCTGAACGACGTCGTCTGGGCCATGTGCACCCGCTGCAACCCCGTCGACTCCATCGATATCCTGCGCCGCACCTGGAGCGGCCCCCTCGACCCCATCATCCCGCGAGACAAGAAAGGCCTCAACTCCCGCGCCATCATCGACGCCTGCCGCCCCTACGAATGGATGAAAGACTTCCCCCCGGTGTCGGGAGCGAGTGCGGAGCTGAAGGAGCAGGTGCTGGAGAAGTTTGGGGGGTATTTGAAGGGGTGA
- a CDS encoding type II toxin-antitoxin system RelE/ParE family toxin, protein MTCVVINDNNGTWSQTRPIGWVKAARKGYETFPKAVRDRINTALTIAAEGGKADIAKPLKGLELGVMEIALRHQTGAWRVVYVTEIAGRLWVVHAFGKKSKTGIKTPKHDIDLVKARLGRLKRGLLQ, encoded by the coding sequence TTGACGTGTGTAGTCATAAATGACAACAATGGAACTTGGTCGCAGACAAGACCCATCGGTTGGGTCAAGGCAGCGCGGAAGGGTTACGAGACCTTCCCAAAGGCTGTACGCGACCGGATCAACACCGCGCTTACGATCGCCGCGGAAGGCGGAAAGGCAGACATCGCCAAGCCGCTGAAGGGTCTTGAGCTCGGAGTCATGGAGATTGCGCTTCGCCACCAAACCGGTGCTTGGCGCGTTGTCTACGTCACTGAAATCGCGGGGAGATTGTGGGTGGTTCACGCGTTCGGGAAGAAGTCGAAGACGGGCATCAAAACGCCGAAGCACGACATCGATCTCGTGAAGGCGCGCCTGGGGCGATTGAAGAGGGGTTTGTTGCAATGA
- a CDS encoding DUF4143 domain-containing protein, whose translation MREYFQILVDTLLGVFVEPFSPRRSRAVITRAPKFYLFDVGVAGHMTGRRIEREHGADFGRALEHLVLMELLAYRSYREYDFPVRFWRTKSGLECDFVLGRAGEIAIEVKGSPRVRPEELRAMRAYVEEHRPAQAVVVCNETAPRRTAEGIRILPWERFLERLWGDALVT comes from the coding sequence GTGCGCGAGTATTTTCAGATCCTTGTGGACACGCTGCTGGGCGTCTTCGTCGAGCCGTTCAGTCCGCGCCGCTCGCGCGCGGTCATCACACGGGCACCGAAATTCTACCTGTTCGACGTCGGCGTGGCCGGCCACATGACCGGGCGCCGGATCGAACGCGAACACGGTGCCGACTTCGGGCGCGCCCTGGAGCATCTCGTGCTGATGGAGCTGCTCGCCTATCGTTCCTATCGCGAGTACGATTTCCCGGTACGCTTCTGGCGCACCAAGTCCGGGCTGGAGTGCGACTTCGTCCTCGGCCGTGCGGGCGAGATAGCCATCGAGGTCAAGGGAAGCCCCCGCGTCCGCCCCGAAGAACTCAGGGCCATGCGCGCCTACGTGGAAGAACATCGTCCCGCCCAAGCCGTGGTCGTGTGCAACGAAACCGCCCCCCGCCGCACCGCCGAGGGTATCAGGATACTGCCTTGGGAACGGTTTCTCGAACGGCTCTGGGGGGATGCGCTGGTGACGTAA
- a CDS encoding carbonic anhydrase, whose protein sequence is MSALVDGARAFRRMEYEGDRSLMARLSQGQEPDVLIIACSDSRVDPALILGARPGDIFVVRVVANLVPPRRPGDATAYAVMAAVEYGVKALGVSHVVVCGHSHCGGIKAAMDAARGQEPPPFECLGPWVALADGACREVLAEDSEGGRTDAETATEAEQRSVLKSLANLRSYAWIQDRVESGELTLHGWWFDIDTGELWTADMETGVFRLPPT, encoded by the coding sequence TTGTCCGCGCTGGTCGACGGGGCGCGTGCCTTCCGCCGGATGGAATACGAAGGCGACCGCTCCCTCATGGCGCGCCTGTCGCAAGGCCAGGAACCGGATGTCCTGATCATCGCCTGCAGCGACTCCCGCGTGGACCCGGCGTTGATCCTTGGTGCGCGTCCCGGAGACATCTTCGTGGTTCGCGTCGTCGCCAACCTCGTGCCCCCTCGGCGCCCGGGCGACGCGACCGCGTACGCAGTGATGGCGGCCGTCGAGTACGGCGTCAAGGCGCTCGGGGTCTCCCACGTCGTGGTATGCGGGCATTCTCACTGCGGGGGCATCAAGGCGGCGATGGATGCGGCGCGAGGGCAGGAACCGCCACCGTTCGAGTGCCTGGGGCCGTGGGTTGCGCTGGCGGACGGAGCCTGCCGGGAGGTGCTGGCGGAGGATTCCGAGGGCGGGCGCACGGACGCGGAAACAGCGACTGAGGCCGAGCAGCGATCGGTGCTCAAGTCACTGGCAAACCTTCGGTCCTATGCGTGGATTCAGGATCGGGTGGAAAGCGGGGAGCTCACGCTGCACGGGTGGTGGTTCGACATCGATACGGGTGAGTTGTGGACGGCTGATATGGAGACCGGTGTCTTCCGGTTGCCGCCAACTTGA
- a CDS encoding Zn-ribbon domain-containing OB-fold protein, with protein sequence MSDYAKPIPTPSEDSQVYWEATKNHEMKLQQCRRCGAFRFPPGEVCPECTSDEYDWTPVSGKGRVFSFVIYHRAYQRGFADELPYVVAVIELDEGARMLSNVTGCKPEEVRCDMPVEVVYEDITDEVTLPKFRPA encoded by the coding sequence GTGAGCGATTACGCCAAACCGATTCCGACCCCGTCCGAGGACTCCCAGGTCTACTGGGAGGCCACGAAGAACCACGAAATGAAGCTGCAGCAGTGCCGCAGGTGCGGCGCCTTCCGGTTCCCGCCCGGAGAGGTGTGCCCCGAGTGCACCTCCGACGAGTACGACTGGACGCCCGTCTCCGGCAAGGGCCGGGTGTTTTCCTTCGTCATCTACCACCGCGCCTACCAGCGCGGGTTCGCGGACGAGCTTCCCTACGTGGTGGCCGTCATCGAGCTCGACGAAGGAGCGCGCATGCTCTCCAACGTCACCGGCTGCAAGCCCGAAGAGGTGCGCTGCGACATGCCCGTGGAGGTGGTCTACGAGGACATCACCGACGAAGTGACCCTGCCGAAGTTCCGGCCGGCGTAA
- a CDS encoding GNAT family N-acetyltransferase has product MTEEDYREARTLLREYEAEIEVDLCFQGFEEELETLERVYGPPGGVLFLLREGERTAGCVALKDLGGGVCEMKRLFLRPGFRGNGLGRECAERIVQTAREKGYAAMRLDTLPAMRPAIALYRSMGFRETAQYTENPLEGALFMELRLR; this is encoded by the coding sequence TTGACGGAAGAAGACTACCGCGAGGCGAGGACCTTGCTGCGCGAGTACGAGGCCGAGATCGAGGTGGACCTTTGCTTCCAGGGGTTCGAGGAGGAGCTCGAAACCCTGGAGCGCGTCTACGGCCCGCCGGGCGGAGTATTATTCCTCTTGCGCGAGGGAGAGCGGACCGCGGGCTGCGTCGCCCTCAAGGACCTGGGCGGCGGGGTGTGCGAGATGAAGCGGTTGTTTCTGCGCCCCGGGTTTCGCGGCAACGGCCTGGGGAGAGAGTGCGCAGAGCGGATCGTCCAAACGGCGCGGGAGAAGGGCTATGCGGCCATGCGCCTCGACACGCTTCCCGCCATGCGCCCGGCCATCGCCCTGTATCGTTCCATGGGGTTCAGGGAGACCGCCCAGTACACCGAGAATCCGCTGGAAGGCGCGCTGTTCATGGAATTGAGGTTGCGGTAG
- a CDS encoding amidase family protein: protein MSANADSFTVPEATIADIHGAYAAGTLTARQLVQAYIDRIDAYDRGGPRINSVITVNPAALDEADRLDAAFKGSGKSGPLHGIPVVMKDQADLKGTPTTLGSLLFKDYYPDRDCRVVEKLKEAGAIVLAKTTLGELGAGDTHGSLFGSTRNPYDVERTVGGSSGGSGAAVSANFGTVGVGQEGLASIRRPSTWNCIAGMRPTAGLVSRAGVYSGWPQEAGSLGPMARTVRDMATLLDVMVGYDGDDPITSRGYGHVPPSYTDFLDADGLRGARIGVLREPMGYNTDPEADDFKSISGIFDNAVEELRAAGAEVVDPVELARLNELLAKRCADPTAGERAFGIYMSRSANPPYRTRADAMASPDYPKLTEQVQARLRITSDPADHYQYLLAREHLMVHLLKTMAEHRLDAIVHKAVEHQPTLIADGVKPPFVNHKGAPHLNTFLVYVPTVTVPAGFTADGLPAGISFLGRPYEDGRMIRLAYAYEQATHHRRAPETTL from the coding sequence ATGAGCGCAAACGCAGACTCGTTCACGGTGCCGGAAGCCACCATCGCGGACATTCACGGCGCCTACGCCGCGGGTACCCTCACCGCGCGCCAACTGGTGCAGGCGTACATCGACCGCATCGACGCCTATGACCGCGGCGGTCCGCGGATCAATTCCGTCATCACGGTGAACCCCGCGGCCCTCGACGAGGCGGACCGGCTGGACGCGGCGTTCAAGGGCTCGGGCAAGAGCGGGCCGCTCCACGGCATCCCGGTGGTCATGAAGGACCAGGCGGATCTCAAGGGGACGCCCACCACCCTGGGCTCGCTGCTGTTCAAGGACTACTATCCGGACCGGGACTGCCGGGTGGTGGAGAAGCTCAAGGAGGCCGGCGCCATCGTGCTGGCCAAGACCACTCTGGGCGAGCTGGGCGCGGGCGATACCCACGGCTCGTTGTTCGGCTCCACCCGCAATCCCTACGACGTGGAGCGTACCGTGGGCGGCTCCTCGGGCGGCTCCGGCGCGGCGGTCTCCGCCAACTTCGGCACGGTGGGCGTGGGCCAGGAGGGACTGGCGTCCATTCGCCGGCCTTCCACGTGGAACTGCATCGCCGGCATGCGTCCCACCGCCGGGCTGGTGAGCCGGGCCGGCGTGTACTCCGGCTGGCCCCAGGAAGCCGGGTCGCTGGGGCCCATGGCGCGCACGGTCCGGGACATGGCCACCCTGCTGGACGTCATGGTGGGCTACGACGGCGATGACCCGATTACCTCCAGGGGCTACGGCCACGTGCCGCCGAGCTACACGGACTTCCTGGACGCGGACGGCCTGCGCGGCGCCAGGATCGGCGTCCTGCGCGAGCCCATGGGCTACAACACCGATCCCGAGGCCGACGACTTCAAGAGCATCAGCGGGATATTCGACAACGCGGTGGAGGAACTGCGGGCGGCCGGCGCCGAGGTGGTGGACCCGGTGGAACTGGCGCGGTTGAACGAGCTGCTGGCCAAGCGCTGCGCGGATCCCACCGCCGGGGAAAGGGCCTTCGGGATCTACATGTCCCGCAGCGCCAATCCGCCGTACCGGACGCGCGCCGACGCCATGGCGTCGCCGGACTACCCCAAGCTCACGGAGCAGGTGCAGGCGCGCCTGCGCATCACCTCCGACCCCGCGGACCACTACCAGTACCTGCTGGCCCGGGAGCACCTGATGGTCCATCTGCTCAAGACCATGGCGGAGCACCGCCTGGACGCCATCGTGCACAAGGCGGTGGAGCACCAACCCACGCTCATCGCCGACGGCGTGAAACCGCCCTTCGTGAACCACAAGGGCGCGCCGCACCTGAACACGTTCCTGGTCTACGTGCCTACGGTGACGGTGCCCGCGGGGTTCACCGCCGATGGTTTGCCGGCCGGCATCAGCTTCCTCGGCCGGCCCTACGAAGACGGCCGCATGATCCGGCTGGCGTACGCCTACGAGCAGGCCACGCACCACCGGAGGGCGCCGGAGACCACGCTGTAG
- a CDS encoding molybdopterin-dependent oxidoreductase, with protein sequence MNGLRIEQEGRPAQELDFRQLAALDGQIDDVGALIPGRVGGAVTLQAILDRLQPDPQLDHLTVESTDGGFAASVPLEALRNALIAYRVGDEPLPRDKGGPLRFLIPNDEGCATGGADACANVKFVGTLRLTKGKGNDTRPATPRQHAGLHERERAG encoded by the coding sequence ATGAACGGGCTTCGCATCGAACAGGAAGGAAGGCCGGCGCAGGAGCTGGATTTCCGGCAACTCGCGGCATTGGACGGCCAGATCGACGACGTCGGCGCGCTGATCCCCGGCCGGGTCGGCGGCGCGGTGACGCTCCAGGCCATCCTCGACCGGCTCCAGCCCGACCCGCAACTGGACCACCTCACAGTGGAATCCACCGACGGCGGCTTCGCCGCCAGCGTGCCGCTGGAAGCGCTGCGCAACGCGCTCATCGCCTACCGCGTGGGCGACGAGCCCCTGCCCCGTGACAAGGGCGGCCCGCTGCGCTTTCTCATCCCCAACGACGAGGGCTGCGCCACCGGCGGCGCCGACGCCTGCGCCAACGTCAAGTTCGTGGGCACGCTACGGCTCACCAAGGGAAAGGGCAATGACACGCGCCCGGCCACGCCGCGGCAACACGCCGGGCTGCACGAGCGCGAACGCGCCGGTTGA
- a CDS encoding thiolase family protein — MASLKDKYAIVGVGHSALGKVPELSDYGLQVTAVKAALDDAGIKKTDVDAVITHSHLLGAVRVHHQNLSERLGIDTAFGVSLSAGGATSCLMVQVAAAAIEAGFCKTVLCVHGDKGATRKTVSRGEGGGEFGPEYGLFGAAGQHAFGLTRHMHEYGTTHDHMGAIAVACRKHAQLNPVAAMQTDMTLEDYHNSRWIVWPFHLFDCCLRSDGAAAVIVTSAERAKDMKQKPVHVMGMGRANNSRGYIWGDHMTELGAKESGAQALAMAGLQPKDIDTAQIYDCFTYILMATLEDYGFCKKGEGGPFVSGGRIELGGELPTNTSGGMLSECYIEGMLQIVEGVRQLRGECGPRQVKDAETAIISGNGGNAVCHSTLILRN; from the coding sequence ATGGCTTCACTCAAGGACAAATACGCGATCGTCGGCGTCGGACACTCGGCCCTGGGCAAGGTGCCCGAGCTGAGCGACTACGGTCTGCAGGTCACGGCGGTGAAGGCCGCCCTAGACGACGCGGGCATCAAGAAGACCGATGTCGACGCGGTGATCACCCACAGCCACCTGTTGGGAGCGGTGCGGGTGCACCACCAGAACCTGTCCGAGCGATTGGGCATCGACACCGCCTTCGGCGTGTCGCTGTCCGCGGGCGGCGCGACCTCTTGCCTGATGGTGCAGGTGGCGGCCGCCGCCATCGAGGCGGGCTTCTGCAAGACCGTGCTGTGCGTGCACGGCGACAAGGGCGCCACGCGCAAGACCGTAAGCCGGGGCGAGGGCGGCGGCGAGTTCGGCCCCGAGTACGGCCTGTTCGGCGCCGCCGGCCAGCACGCCTTCGGCCTCACCCGGCACATGCACGAGTACGGCACCACCCACGACCACATGGGCGCCATCGCCGTGGCCTGCCGCAAGCACGCGCAACTGAACCCCGTGGCCGCCATGCAGACCGACATGACCCTGGAGGACTACCACAACTCGCGCTGGATCGTGTGGCCGTTCCACCTGTTCGACTGCTGCCTGCGGAGCGACGGCGCCGCCGCGGTCATCGTCACCTCGGCCGAGCGCGCCAAGGACATGAAGCAGAAACCGGTCCACGTCATGGGCATGGGCCGCGCCAACAACTCCCGCGGCTACATCTGGGGCGACCACATGACCGAACTCGGCGCCAAGGAGTCCGGCGCCCAGGCCTTAGCCATGGCCGGCCTCCAGCCCAAGGACATCGACACCGCGCAGATCTACGATTGCTTCACCTACATCCTCATGGCCACGCTGGAGGACTACGGCTTCTGCAAGAAGGGCGAGGGCGGCCCGTTCGTGAGCGGCGGCCGCATCGAGCTGGGCGGCGAGCTGCCCACCAACACCTCCGGCGGCATGCTCTCCGAGTGCTACATCGAAGGCATGCTCCAGATCGTCGAGGGCGTGCGCCAGTTGCGCGGCGAATGCGGCCCGCGCCAGGTCAAGGACGCCGAGACCGCCATCATCAGCGGCAACGGCGGCAACGCCGTGTGCCACTCGACGCTGATACTGCGCAATTGA